The Hemibagrus wyckioides isolate EC202008001 linkage group LG26, SWU_Hwy_1.0, whole genome shotgun sequence DNA window GCAGTCCCCGCTCCACAACAACTAAAACACATAAGAACACTATGAATACACCTTTATATTACATTCAGTCTTTCTATGCCATTTTTATCTTACCATAATCGTATAATGGCTAATGAattaagacattttattttgtattgtattaaGAGTGTGTTTTCTATAGTGGTTGACACAGTGGGTAGTGTTGATGCCACACTACTCCAGGGACTTTGATTCTGGACCtggagctcaggttactgtctgtatggTGTTTCATACTGGTTCTTTCACATGTCACATAGGACTTCTAGTggtcctctggtttcctcatACTTGGTGAAAACATGCCAATAATCACTTTAGTACAATAGATGGATTGGCTATGCCAAATTGCCCACAAGATTTGAtggctctgtgatggactgagCTCCAGATAGGATTACATCCTTCCAACCAGGGAAAAATGAATGATggtattaattaatgaattttaaCTGTCCACTTACTATATGTTTGGAGCAATGTAGTGAATTTTGGCACACATTTTGTCTGCAACTACTTTGCTGGACGTGGCCCTTGTGTCAGCCCCCAGGACCAcaccatcctacacacacacacacacacacacaaggttcgTTGTCAGATAATGTTTGTAACAATATAATTTTTGATGTATACTAGATCATTAAGTTGTCATCCTAGTTGGAAGGCTTTATTCTGTTTACCTTGAACACCACACCTGCGATCGTTGTGCCAGTCTTTACAGGTTTGGGCGTCTTGCTTTTCCCCTCACCTAGAGCATTctccaataaaacatttctggatAACAAGGAAATACATAAGAACAAAGCCCACATTTAATGAACCTTTTTACATTTCTTCACAGATAAGCTTTTCATCATTTCACCAAATCCGATCCTAGTCTCAAAGTGTAGTTCTAACTTATTTCCTTTTAAAACATGATGTTTTATACTGAATCACGGAACGGCAAGGCTTTACTTTCGTTTTTGATAAACGTTGATGCGGTTGAAGAATTTGATCACGTTTTCACACAATCATAGCCAAAAAAAGGGGCAAAGAGTAGAGTTTCACCATACCTTGTCGAGTTCTCGAAATTAAAACCTGATACAGGTGCTTCAAATACGTGAAACTGTGCCATGTCCACAGGAAACTTTGCAGCTTAATGTGTTCATACGGAGGCTGGCTTTCGATGCAGTCACATGTCTTTGGCCAGAGATGGCGCTGTAACCATTTGTGTTGGGTTGCCAGGTCCTTTTTTTATAGACTTTTGTCGAGTATTGTAGAACTGATGCATGGAGGTTAGAAATGGGGGTTTGAGATTAAAAAGGAGGGACAAGTCTACTAGCATGTAtaaagtttgtgtaaacacgTTCATGTAATGTGATTATGATGAAATGTACTAAATAgtagattattaattattaaaatacactactgcaaaaaaaagtaaTGGAAAAActgggatagatagatagatagatagatagatagatagatagatagatagatagatagatagatagatagatagatagatagatagatagatagatagatagatagatattcaattttatttgtatagtgacgggcattgtctcaaagcagctttacagaacataagtaTAGTACAAAACAGTACAAAAATCCTAGATTAATCCTAGATTAATAttactgtggcaaggaaaaagtcCCTTAGATgctatgaggaagaaaccttgagaggaaagAGACTCAAAAGgtaacctcatcctcatttgaatGACACCggaaagagtgtgattataaatgattataaacaccggagagtgtgattatgaatgtcctttctacagttatatacagtcaatacagtgtgatgtagatacagtatatgtaaaatgttgttgtgtgtattaattaggaggttgttgtcgtagTTAAAGTCTACATAGGGTTGGCATCTTCGCTTTGAATACCCAAAGTCttcacgaagcagaatccaacggaagctggtccatctctgcaTGCCTTAGGATCctcacagggttggcctcttctcactgaaggtctactggagctggcacaatctctggatgcctcgggatgggtagaaaaagggaaacaagtggaaaggaattagcttAGCTGCTGGTCCAAATATTATCAAGTCTTTAATCTATGCtctaaactgggagactgtgtctgagccccgaacactatCAGGAAGACAGAAGTCTGGAGTTCTGTGATCTCAAGGAGCGTGACGGTTTGTATCGtgatagaagactggttagatacgtgggagctaaaccatttagaacCTTCTACGTAAGTAGTaatagtttgtaatcaattctaaacttaacatgTAGCCGGtacagggatgataatattggggttagaGTTTCTTGATCCggtaagaactctggtggctgcattagatagatagatagatagatagatagatagatagatagtgaaaAGAAAGGGAACATGTACAAGAGCTGTCCaatttctttgtgtgtctttaagTTGACTCATCAGTTGCTAGGCAGATCTGAGACACACAGGTTTGGATCAGGGTTTGAAGTGAAGGCAGTAAAGTTGATCGCCTCCCCATGGCGAAACCTGAAAAAATTCTATTCTTTATATGGTGTTAGAGCTCGCACAAAAATAAAAGCCATACATAGGagaatactaataataataaaagaaaaaaggcacTCAAAACGTTAGGGTCAGTTTCAGGTCTTGTATACCGTCGTGGTGAGTAGATAATAATTAGCATCGTACTATGGAAATCCCCTGTAAGGAAAATGAAATTGAAAGTAGTCGCACTAGGCATTAGTCCTGTCGGTGCAGGGGAAGATTGGGGAAAACCTTTCTAGCAGCAGGACTGATCTATCTGCCGAAATACATGCTAGATCGAGCGATCAGTATCTGATgcgacattaaaaaaaagccgCTGTGTAATATTGACACTAACGCGGCTCATATACAGGCTACAATATGTCGAAACTTTTAGTGGTTGTTCTTGCTGTGTTCACGGATTTGGCCATCGTCTATGTGCTGGACCTGGTAGGCACACACCTGAGAGGTAAAGTGGACGGTGGAGTTGACCTGGTGAGGCAGTGGACTGAGGCTGTGCTGCGATGCTCGTTGCTCTTCTCACTGTTCTGCTGGAGGGATGTGAGAGGACGGCTGATAAAGCGATGGGTGATGGCCCACTGTTTTATCACTCCTGTGTATGAAACAGGTCGCTTAACTCTGTTTGGGAACTGGCCGATGGAGAAGTTTGCTATGTGGCTGGTTGGCAGTGTGGCTGCTGCTTTGGGATGTCTGTTTTGGGAGACACTCATACCAGAGTCTAACgaggaaaacaacagcaaagAGAAGAAGCAGAAAGCTCGAGTGCTCTTCATGAGAGTGATCAGGTTGTACAAACCTGACTACCTGTTTCTGACCGGGGCATCTCTGTTTCTAGCCTTAGCTGTCCTTTGTAAGTAATAATCATGTTCGAATTAAAATTGTTTGAATGAAGTGTCCATCCATGCTCAGGTGAGATGTTCTTGTGGTTTCAGGTGAGATGTTTATTCCACTCTACACAGGAAAGTTGATCGATATTCTGCAGACTAAGTACAGCTGGGATGAATTTCTCTCCACAATAATATTAATGACGTTTTTCTCTTTTGGAAGGTCAGTAAATGACATGACGTGGATTCTCATGTATCAGCTTTTAGAATGACCAACACTAGTCCTAGAATTAATATTCATCACCACAGCCAATTTTTCCTAACTGTATCCAACTGTATTCCAATGAAAGACTAGTATGTTACTTGGGTGAATATTATTCTATTAATAGACTTAAATGTTTTCTCTCCATCCTCAGTTCTTTCAGCGCAGGTTGTCGAGGAGGCTTGTTCACGTGTGTAATCGGCAGATTTATTTGTAGAGTGAAGCGTCAACTCTTCAGCTGCTTACTTAAGCAGGAAATTGGCTTCTTTGAGACTACAAAAACAGGTAGACGTTTATGAATTGCCATCATGGTTTAGCATGCTAACCCACAATTattttgttattcacttatgtGAAATGGCCATAATTAGAATATAACAGTTGGTATCCATGCTTCCCTGAATGTCTTTGGAATAtcacattgatttttttaatctaaatttGTTCACCAGGTGACATCACAAGCAGACTGTCCACAGACACTAATCTCATGGCCCAAGCTGTAGCCCTTAATGTGAACGTCCTTCTGCGAACTCTGATTAAGACCATGGGGATGTTGTACCTGATGTTTAGTCTCTCCTGGAAGCTCACTGTTCTGACTCTGATGGAGACGCCTTTGACTGGACTACTACAGAACATCTACGACACACACTACCAGGTCCTGACCAAATAATCTGTAAATGGACACATAGACATAAGGCATGTGAACCAGTTTCCCAGCAGAATGAAGCTCTACATTAGTGCTCCACCTGGTTGTTACTGCTGGTACTATATATTACAGACTTCTTGCCAAGCAAGCTTATACTTTTTCCAGGGAGTTTATAGACCGCttagttatttaaaatataatcagAAAATTTTAGTAGCAATTAAATTGTGAATAATGTTAAAGCTATAAGATGTACCTGATTTCAGCTGCATTTTCCCTCCTTGTGCTTCCTATAGAGACTTTCAAAGGAGGTGCAGGACTCCATAGCAAGAGCAAATGATGCTGCAGGAGAGGCTGTGTCCGGCATCAGGACCATAAAGAGCTTTAACGCAAAGCAGAGTGAGAAGAGTCGATATGATAAGAGGCTGATGGACACGCATAATATAAAGACTCAGCGGGACACAGTCAGAGCATTGTACTTGCTGGTGAGGAGGGTGAGTATACAGTCtaaatttgtattattttataaccCACGCTACATGCATAGTTTTCATGATACCTTAGATTAGATAGCAAAGGTTAAAGAGCATTTTTATAAAGGAATATGACAGTTTTTTGTAGCAtcatcctctcttctctctcactaAACATATTAATatgtgaaaatgtatttctgctgtatatatttatgtgtttctgtgtgttgtttGCAGCTCACAGAGTTGGGAGTGAAGGTGGCTATGTTATACTACGGTCACCTGTTTGTAACATATGGACAGATGACCACAGGAAATCTGGTCGCATTCATCCTCTACCATACAGATCTCGCAGACAACATTAGGGTATGTGCACAGTGTAAATAAAAGAGGTTAAAAAAATACTGGAGTCTGAACATAAAACCTTAGTATATAACCTGCATTATCTCTTTCAGACTTTGATTTACATATTTGGAGATATGCTGAACTCTGTGAGTGCCTCCGGGAAGGTCTTTGAGTACCTGGACCGAATACCTGAAGTGAGCACAGATGGGACCCTAAAGCCAGAGGAACTGAAGGGACACATCAGCTTCCATAACGTCACCTTCACATATCCAACACGTCCTGACCGCACTGTGCTGAAGGTGCTTATTACAACATGACCATAACATTTAAAATCAATATTTCTGGCAGTTCTGACACATTTTCTTCACAAACCTGACAAGTACAAGGAGCAATGCATTAAGCACATTGTATGGTGgctctgtgtttgtttcaggACTTTAGTCTGGAGCTGAAGCCCGGTAAAATGATTGCCCTGGTGGGGATTTCCGGTGGTGGGAAAAGCACTTGTGTCAGTCTGCTGCAGAAGTTTTACCAGCCACAGCATGGACAGATCCTGCTAGATGGACAGCCTCTGCAGAACTACCAGGACAAATACCTGCACAGCAAGGTAATGCCAGACATCTATTATAAGATCCAAAGTTTGCATAGGTCACAGAGATAGCATTGATAATTATCATCTTATGCAGATTGTTGCAGTGGGTCAGGAGCCTGTTCTGTTCTCCGGTACCATACGGGACAATATCACTTACGGATTGCCAGATTGTTCACTCGAGAGGATCGAGGAGGCAGCACGCAAAGCCAATGCACATGAATTCATCTGTCAGTTACAGAAAGGTTATGACACAGGTATGATTCACTTGAACAGACTTTGAATTTACAGTTTGTATAAACAGTACACCAGATAGCAGATGTGTTACATAACTTGTATATGTACTATCATCTTTGTCTTTACTGATGTCAGGATGTCTTAAAATAAGCTTATAACTTCACGATTATGACATGTCATGTTTAATTGTAGTCACGATCACATGAACTCAGTTGCTGTATGTCACCTTGTTTCTGAGATGTTGGAGAACGAGGAAGTCTTCTTGGTAGCAGTCAGAAGCAGCGCATTGCGATTGCCCGAGCTCTAATCAGACAGCCGCAGGTTATATTACTGGATGAGATCACAAGCTTTCTTGATCCTAAGAGTGAACAAAtggtacacatgcacacacatacacacataaatacagaaTGGATCTAGAATCACTCTAACAACAAGCTTTAAATGCCCACTCAGATCCAACAAGCCCTGGCCAACTGCCCCAACCAGACCTTACTGGTGATTGCACACAGACTGAAGACCATTGAGAAGGCGGACCAGATTATTGTGATTGACCAGGGGATGATTTTGGAGCAAGGCAGCCACCAGGAACTCATGGAGAAGAAGGGCCATTACTACAAACTGAAAGAGAAACTCTTTACTGAAAATAACAGTTAATGTGAAACACTGCGAGTCTAATTTTAACAACGGGAGGCATGGACACTTCAGCAGTATACAGTACAACTATAATCATAAACTGCAATAGATGTTTCTGGTATTCTGCATTGTTTTAGATGTTTTTGGAGCTATTCTATCACCTTAGTTGGTCAATAAACGATACAAAACTTGTATTTGTATGTGAACTGTAAATAATGATGAAAAATAAAGTATTTCTGACTTCATTTTAGGAATGTGGGATCATTTgtagctttttttgtttgttagaaACTGAACAGTTTATTTATGTGACTGGTGACAACATTCACATTTGTACTCATCACATTATGGTGTGTTATGGAATTTTATCTTATTCTGGCATGAACCCAGGCTGAAGAATATATCCATTACTAGAACTAACTCTGCAAacatatttctgtctctgttgtCAAGGTATGTTCATGTTGCATGTTCATTTGTAAAAGCTGCATATCTGTCATAAAAGTGACTCTTATAGCTGCACCTTAGCTGGAcaatctcttttctctcttaaaTTATGTCTTTAATAAATTCTTATTTTTAGGaatgattaaattaaaatgtgatTTAATTCTGCTGTACAAAATGAACACAAGTCTCTATCAGTTACATAATGAATAAACCTCACATTTGCTAGTGTTTCTACTTTTTCCTTACAATCCTCTTAGTTTCTTTACATGGAGCACTCTCTTATAGAGAAACACTTTTTTGTATAATTATACAACcaatagggtgtgtgtgtgtgtgtgtggacttgtaCTTTGAGTTATTTAACACACAAAATGACCAtttgctgccctctgctggtcaAAATCTTGTAATCTGTTTCAACAGCACATACAGGCAATACAGTGAccccagaattattggcactctTTATAAAATGCTCAGAAGGAACCACTGGAGTCTTACAATCATCAGGAGctcaaaggagagagagagcagcttcaGGTAGCTTGGTGTAGACATCAGTGAGGACATGTCATTGACTCTGCACACTTCTGCTACAATACAAAGTCAAGACAGCATCTTTACCCTCTACATAACCAACATGTCTAGGTCTAAGAGGCTTAGAAGGAGTTTCTTTCCCCAAACAATCAGTACTCATGACTCCCAGCTTCCCCACATTCATATCTAGCACAAGACAAGAAACCTGTTCTAATGCCTTCAAACATTTTCCTTCTTTATTCACTGAAATTTTCCatcaaaataagaaatattataTTTGCAAGAGCTTACATTTTTTCACTCTAttatgtatgttttgttttatattataatgaaatctactaaaatgtttatttgtgttttcatTTGTGCAGCATCACTGCATCACATGATTATTGCACCTGATCATTTTTAGATCACTCTTATATTTAtactaaaatgtaaatgtacaccTGAACTGCAAATCCAAATCACACAAGTTTTTCAGAAACGATATCTAAAAAAGAATTCCAGcacatgaaaaatgaaaatcaggTTAGTAAAGGTTTCATCTGAGCTCATGTACTATAGGAAATCAGACATGGACAGTGAAGTGCAATCAAGAATTCAAACAGCTGTTTTAGGGTATATTCATATATACTTGCAAAACAGTGGCtatgtgatgctggtggaggaaaacgtttcctgactccaGCTGGCTCCTCCAAAGTGGCTCAGTAACaaagatctggtgactgtgcaggacGTAGAAGATGTCCAACTTTACTTTCATGTTTGTTGACCCACTcatcaccagtcttgctgtgtttattagtgcatcatcatcctgatacatggcaccAGGCTTCAGGGTACAATATTTGAACCCCTTAGTGCATATGTTCCTCCAgaaatgttcagtgttttttcGGCAGTATTGCACCCATTTTGCACAAGTAGTGGGCCTAGgaaatgccatgatattgcagcttAAGAAATCACTCTGGGCACACAACAGTCCGGGATGTAAGTGTCTTTAGGGCTTCTCCAATGCAGACATTTCCCCATTACCCTGGATTCCATGGCTTTCCATAAaccacatctatacactgatcaggtataacattatgagcactgagaggtgaagtgagtaacactgatgatctcctcatcatggcacctgttagtgggggggatatattaggcagcaagtgaacattttgtcctcaaagttgatgtgttagaagcagaaaaaatggacaagagtaaagatttgagcgagtttgatgaagggccaaattgtgatgtctagaccactggatcagaacatctccaaaactgcagctcttgtggggtgttcccggtctgcagtggtcagtgtctatcaaaagtggtccaacagtagtgaaccagtgacagggtcattggGCGGCCAAggatcactgatgcacgtggggagtgaaggctggcccgtgtgatccgatccaacagacgagctacagttgctcaaattgctgaagaagtattcatatataatgtatatacacattaatgctaaatgctaatgctaactaaaaagaaaaaaacggtGTTCTGTTCGTGTTCTGCGAGTAAAGCATGACGTCACGCTTACATACAAGCAGCGCTGTACTACATCTAAATCCTCATTAGCCCCAGAGAGaagaacacacactgtggaaaacGCTCACTTTATCAACTTTTTCACGAAGATAACTTTTACAAAAACTGGAAGCTATGGCTGGCTATTATCGGAAATACGGTAAGTTAATTCACTTTTTACTGACACTGTTGTagagtgggggaaaaaatgagatattaatgtaaatattcaCGCTGGGGACTGGGGACAGGGGACATGTCCTCATCAACCTCCGAGAGCGTAGTACGTTTAAGAAAGTTTATATAATAGCTGTAGTGAGAAATATCAGGAGATACACATCctgaatttatgtatttaaatattttcatagCCCTCTAGTAAtttatcagatttttttcttaaGCAGGCTTTCACACTGTTGAAAGAGAAGGCATGGAGAATATTGCTAAGAGAAAGCTGATGGCTGTTCCTAAAGTAAGACCTGA harbors:
- the LOC131347094 gene encoding antigen peptide transporter 2-like, producing the protein MSKLLVVVLAVFTDLAIVYVLDLVGTHLRGKVDGGVDLVRQWTEAVLRCSLLFSLFCWRDVRGRLIKRWVMAHCFITPVYETGRLTLFGNWPMEKFAMWLVGSVAAALGCLFWETLIPESNEENNSKEKKQKARVLFMRVIRLYKPDYLFLTGASLFLALAVLCEMFIPLYTGKLIDILQTKYSWDEFLSTIILMTFFSFGSSFSAGCRGGLFTCVIGRFICRVKRQLFSCLLKQEIGFFETTKTGDITSRLSTDTNLMAQAVALNVNVLLRTLIKTMGMLYLMFSLSWKLTVLTLMETPLTGLLQNIYDTHYQRLSKEVQDSIARANDAAGEAVSGIRTIKSFNAKQSEKSRYDKRLMDTHNIKTQRDTVRALYLLVRRLTELGVKVAMLYYGHLFVTYGQMTTGNLVAFILYHTDLADNIRTLIYIFGDMLNSVSASGKVFEYLDRIPEVSTDGTLKPEELKGHISFHNVTFTYPTRPDRTVLKDFSLELKPGKMIALVGISGGGKSTCVSLLQKFYQPQHGQILLDGQPLQNYQDKYLHSKIVAVGQEPVLFSGTIRDNITYGLPDCSLERIEEAARKANAHEFICQLQKGYDTDVGERGSLLGSSQKQRIAIARALIRQPQVILLDEITSFLDPKSEQMIQQALANCPNQTLLVIAHRLKTIEKADQIIVIDQGMILEQGSHQELMEKKGHYYKLKEKLFTENNS